One part of the Methylobacterium mesophilicum SR1.6/6 genome encodes these proteins:
- a CDS encoding cobyrinate a,c-diamide synthase — MSARGILVAAPRSSSGKTTVALALMRALARRGLRVRGAKCGPDYIDPAFHHAATGLPSFNLDSFAMATPLLDALAGATTAEADIVVAEGSMGLFDGVRAAESRTGANADIAARYGWPVVLVVDVSGAAQSAAAVALGCRLYDPRVTIAGVILNKVASARHRRLVEAGMERAGLPVLGALMRDAQLVLPERHLGLVQAGETSDLEARLDRLAELAEAGIDLDAVTACAGGSVPASTGSLPPPPGQRIAVARDAAFSFLYPHQAAGWREAGADLIPFSPLADEAPPEDCDVCWLPGGYPELHAGRLAAASRFLDGLRSFARTRPIHGECGGYMVLGRTLEDAEGAAHLMAGLLPVETSYRRRKLHLGYRVARLCGDGLLGLRGARLVGHEFHYASELSAAPSEAEALARVTDAEGTDLGFAGHRVGTVSGSFFHLIAADGPP; from the coding sequence GTGAGCGCCCGCGGGATCCTCGTCGCGGCGCCGCGGTCGAGCTCCGGCAAGACCACGGTGGCGCTGGCGCTGATGCGCGCCCTCGCCCGCCGGGGGCTGCGCGTGCGCGGCGCCAAATGCGGGCCGGACTACATCGATCCAGCCTTCCACCACGCCGCGACCGGGCTGCCGAGCTTCAACCTCGACAGCTTCGCCATGGCGACGCCGCTCCTCGATGCCCTCGCCGGCGCGACGACCGCGGAGGCCGACATCGTCGTCGCCGAGGGATCCATGGGCCTGTTCGACGGCGTGCGGGCGGCCGAGAGCCGCACCGGCGCCAACGCCGACATCGCGGCCCGCTACGGCTGGCCCGTCGTGCTGGTCGTGGACGTCTCCGGCGCGGCGCAGTCGGCCGCCGCGGTCGCCCTCGGGTGCAGGCTCTACGACCCGCGGGTGACGATCGCCGGGGTCATCCTCAACAAGGTTGCGAGCGCGCGCCATCGCCGCCTCGTCGAGGCCGGCATGGAGCGCGCGGGCCTGCCGGTCCTCGGTGCCCTGATGCGGGACGCGCAGCTCGTCCTGCCCGAGCGTCACCTCGGTCTCGTCCAGGCCGGCGAGACGAGCGATCTGGAAGCGCGGCTCGACCGCTTGGCCGAGCTCGCGGAGGCGGGAATCGATCTCGACGCCGTGACCGCCTGCGCGGGCGGCTCCGTGCCGGCCTCCACGGGATCGCTGCCGCCGCCGCCGGGACAACGCATCGCCGTGGCGCGCGATGCAGCCTTCAGCTTCCTCTACCCGCATCAAGCGGCTGGCTGGCGAGAGGCCGGCGCCGACCTCATCCCGTTCTCGCCGCTGGCCGACGAAGCGCCGCCGGAGGACTGCGACGTCTGCTGGTTGCCCGGCGGATATCCGGAGCTGCACGCAGGCCGGCTCGCGGCGGCGTCACGGTTCCTCGACGGACTGCGCAGCTTCGCGCGAACGCGCCCGATCCACGGCGAGTGCGGCGGCTACATGGTGCTCGGCCGGACGCTGGAGGATGCCGAGGGCGCGGCGCACCTCATGGCGGGCTTGCTCCCGGTGGAGACGTCGTATCGCCGCCGCAAGCTCCATCTCGGGTACCGCGTGGCGCGACTCTGCGGCGACGGTCTCCTCGGCCTGCGCGGCGCACGCCTCGTCGGACACGAATTCCACTACGCGAGTGAGCTGTCGGCCGCTCCGTCCGAGGCGGAGGCCCTCGCCCGGGTGACGGACGCGGAAGGCACCGATCTCGGTTTCGCGGGCCACCGTGTCGGTACGGTCTCGGGGAGCTTCTTCCACCTCATCGCCGCGGATGGGCCACCCTGA
- the cobM gene encoding precorrin-4 C(11)-methyltransferase produces the protein MTVHFIGAGPGAADLITVRGRDRIAGCPVCLYAGSLVAPEILGWCPPGARIVDTAPLDLDAIMAEIAAAHANGEDVARLHSGDLSIWSALAEQMRRLDALGIPYTVTPGVPAFAAAAALLRRELTVPGVAQSVVLTRTSGRASAMPERETLAAFAATGATLAIHLSIHVVRTVAATLIPFYGPSCPAAAVFRASWPDERVLTGELAALPGLVAEAGLERTALILVGPALGAETYRESALYAADYDRRYRPGGAVGGGA, from the coding sequence ATGACCGTCCACTTCATCGGCGCCGGCCCCGGCGCGGCCGACCTCATCACCGTGCGCGGGCGCGACCGCATCGCGGGCTGCCCGGTCTGCCTCTACGCGGGATCCCTGGTCGCCCCCGAGATCCTCGGCTGGTGCCCGCCGGGGGCGCGGATCGTCGACACGGCGCCCCTCGACCTCGACGCGATCATGGCGGAGATCGCGGCTGCCCACGCCAACGGGGAGGACGTGGCGCGGCTGCATTCCGGCGATCTGTCGATCTGGAGCGCCCTGGCCGAGCAGATGCGCCGGCTCGACGCCCTCGGCATCCCCTACACGGTCACACCCGGCGTCCCGGCCTTCGCGGCCGCCGCCGCCCTGTTGCGGCGCGAGCTGACCGTGCCGGGCGTCGCGCAATCCGTCGTCCTGACGCGCACCTCCGGCCGGGCGAGCGCCATGCCGGAGCGCGAGACCCTGGCGGCCTTCGCGGCCACCGGCGCGACGCTGGCGATCCATCTCTCGATCCACGTGGTCAGGACCGTCGCGGCCACGCTGATCCCCTTCTACGGCCCGTCCTGCCCGGCGGCGGCGGTGTTCCGCGCCTCCTGGCCGGACGAGCGCGTGCTGACGGGCGAACTCGCCGCCCTGCCCGGGCTGGTCGCGGAGGCGGGCCTGGAGCGCACCGCGCTGATCCTCGTCGGGCCGGCGCTGGGGGCCGAAACTTACCGGGAGAGCGCGCTCTACGCCGCCGATTACGACCGGCGCTACCGTCCGGGCGGCGCTGTCGGGGGCGGCGCGTGA
- a CDS encoding cobalamin biosynthesis protein, protein MTGAVVAGIGFRRSTGADEIVALIVRALGLVGADESDLAVVATAADRAVEPAIRDAAASFGLSPCPVAAEALEARDGQVVTRSARIEGLRGVGSLAEAAALAAAGPESRLALPRIASSGATCALAVRPTPNLEP, encoded by the coding sequence ATGACGGGCGCCGTGGTCGCCGGCATCGGGTTTCGCCGCAGCACCGGTGCCGATGAGATCGTGGCGCTCATCGTCCGCGCCCTCGGCCTCGTCGGAGCCGATGAATCCGACCTCGCCGTCGTCGCCACCGCGGCCGACCGGGCCGTCGAGCCGGCGATCCGCGACGCTGCGGCCTCCTTCGGCCTGTCACCCTGCCCCGTCGCCGCAGAGGCGCTGGAGGCCCGAGACGGGCAGGTCGTGACCCGCTCAGCGCGAATCGAGGGTCTGCGCGGCGTCGGCTCCCTGGCGGAAGCGGCGGCGCTGGCCGCTGCCGGGCCGGAAAGCCGTCTCGCCCTGCCCCGCATCGCGAGTTCCGGCGCGACCTGCGCGCTCGCTGTCCGTCCGACACCGAACCTCGAGCCATGA